One Camelina sativa cultivar DH55 chromosome 3, Cs, whole genome shotgun sequence genomic window carries:
- the LOC104777792 gene encoding uncharacterized PKHD-type hydroxylase At1g22950-like isoform X2, whose product MAVDGDGTGGDGDTQPPVKFSAEEETEMPRMWLSQFPNSEHVSDNYEDLDLEYSSIVLRSLEKYLPMEMLKAERILKYFFMSDILEKYITYGDLTMPRFRELYDFDPKMYLLYSFRNAISENTEESFRRIISEPFPGVFVFQMFQPDFIQRLLKEVDNFRIWAFMKNLKIRKPTYKTIHGVVLDDFGLSIMLNKLMQDFIFPLCKVFFPDVCGEMFDSHHGFVVEYGENRNVAELGYQIDDSEITLNVCLGKQFEGGELCFRGTRCKKHAREDAHPEEIFDYRQIPGQAILYRGCHRNGARATTSGSRVNMFLWCKSSFFGEMETYQKDFSDMCGQCAHETKEKESRILASKTKEMIRIESGAKRSTDKPWRVYVRRSKK is encoded by the exons ATGGCGGTGGACGGTGACGGAACTGGTGGAGATGGAGATACTCAACCACCGGTGAAGTTTTCGGCGGAGGAGGAGACGGAGATGCCTAGGATGTGGCTGAGTCAGTTTCCTAACAGCGAGCACGTTTCTGATAACTACGAAGATCTGGATTTGGAATATAGCTCAATCGTATTAAGATCGTTAGAGAAGTACTTGCCGATGGAAATGCTCAAGGCGGAGAGAATACTGAAATACTTTTTCATGTCAGATATTTTGGAGAAGTACATTACCTACGGAGATCTTACTATG CCACGTTTCAGGGAGTTGTATGATTTTGATCCCAAGATGTATTTGCTTTACTCTTTCCGGAATGCGATCAGTGAAAACACAGAGGAAAGCTTCAGACGCATCATATCTGAACCGTTTCCAGGTGTTTTCGTCTTTCAAATGTTTCAGCCTGACTTCATTCAGAGATTGCTAAAAGAG GTAGATAATTTCAGAATATGGGCATTTatgaaaaatttaaagattagGAAACCAACCTACAAGACTATACACGGTGTTGTGCTTGACGACTTTGGCCTGAGTATCATGCTTAACAAACTCATGCAGGATTTTATCTTTCCTCTTTGCAAAG TATTCTTCCCTGACGTGTGTGGAGAAATGTTTGACTCTCACCACGGATTTGTTGTTGAATATGGTGAAAATAGGAATGTTGCTGAGTTAG GCTATCAGATAGATGATTCAGAGATAACATTGAATGTTTGTTTGGGTAAACAATTTGAGGGAGGGGAATTATGTTTCAGAGGCACACGATGCAAGAAACATGCGAGAGAAGATGCACATCCAGAG GAAATCTTTGATTACCGTCAAATACCTGGTCAAGCTATACTTTACCGTGGCTGCCACCGCAATGGTGCCAGAGCCACAACATCTGGTTCTCGGGTCAATATGTTTCTTTGGTGCAAAAG CTCATTTTTTGGAGAGATGGAAACGTATCAGAAGGACTTCTCAGATATGTGCGGTCAATGTGCccatgaaacaaaagaaaaggaaagccGGATTCTTGCTTCCAAAACAAag GAGATGATTAGAATAGAGAGTGGGGCCAAAAGATCGACTGATAAGCCGTGGCGTGTCTACGTTAGGCGTTCAAAGAAATGA
- the LOC104777792 gene encoding uncharacterized PKHD-type hydroxylase At1g22950-like isoform X1, whose amino-acid sequence MAVDGDGTGGDGDTQPPVKFSAEEETEMPRMWLSQFPNSEHVSDNYEDLDLEYSSIVLRSLEKYLPMEMLKAERILKYFFMSDILEKYITYGDLTMAKNRKEYRQNIKSNYHPRFRELYDFDPKMYLLYSFRNAISENTEESFRRIISEPFPGVFVFQMFQPDFIQRLLKEVDNFRIWAFMKNLKIRKPTYKTIHGVVLDDFGLSIMLNKLMQDFIFPLCKVFFPDVCGEMFDSHHGFVVEYGENRNVAELGYQIDDSEITLNVCLGKQFEGGELCFRGTRCKKHAREDAHPEEIFDYRQIPGQAILYRGCHRNGARATTSGSRVNMFLWCKSSFFGEMETYQKDFSDMCGQCAHETKEKESRILASKTKEMIRIESGAKRSTDKPWRVYVRRSKK is encoded by the exons ATGGCGGTGGACGGTGACGGAACTGGTGGAGATGGAGATACTCAACCACCGGTGAAGTTTTCGGCGGAGGAGGAGACGGAGATGCCTAGGATGTGGCTGAGTCAGTTTCCTAACAGCGAGCACGTTTCTGATAACTACGAAGATCTGGATTTGGAATATAGCTCAATCGTATTAAGATCGTTAGAGAAGTACTTGCCGATGGAAATGCTCAAGGCGGAGAGAATACTGAAATACTTTTTCATGTCAGATATTTTGGAGAAGTACATTACCTACGGAGATCTTACTATG GCTAAAAATCGCAAGGAATATAGGCAGAACATAAAATCCAATTATCAT CCACGTTTCAGGGAGTTGTATGATTTTGATCCCAAGATGTATTTGCTTTACTCTTTCCGGAATGCGATCAGTGAAAACACAGAGGAAAGCTTCAGACGCATCATATCTGAACCGTTTCCAGGTGTTTTCGTCTTTCAAATGTTTCAGCCTGACTTCATTCAGAGATTGCTAAAAGAG GTAGATAATTTCAGAATATGGGCATTTatgaaaaatttaaagattagGAAACCAACCTACAAGACTATACACGGTGTTGTGCTTGACGACTTTGGCCTGAGTATCATGCTTAACAAACTCATGCAGGATTTTATCTTTCCTCTTTGCAAAG TATTCTTCCCTGACGTGTGTGGAGAAATGTTTGACTCTCACCACGGATTTGTTGTTGAATATGGTGAAAATAGGAATGTTGCTGAGTTAG GCTATCAGATAGATGATTCAGAGATAACATTGAATGTTTGTTTGGGTAAACAATTTGAGGGAGGGGAATTATGTTTCAGAGGCACACGATGCAAGAAACATGCGAGAGAAGATGCACATCCAGAG GAAATCTTTGATTACCGTCAAATACCTGGTCAAGCTATACTTTACCGTGGCTGCCACCGCAATGGTGCCAGAGCCACAACATCTGGTTCTCGGGTCAATATGTTTCTTTGGTGCAAAAG CTCATTTTTTGGAGAGATGGAAACGTATCAGAAGGACTTCTCAGATATGTGCGGTCAATGTGCccatgaaacaaaagaaaaggaaagccGGATTCTTGCTTCCAAAACAAag GAGATGATTAGAATAGAGAGTGGGGCCAAAAGATCGACTGATAAGCCGTGGCGTGTCTACGTTAGGCGTTCAAAGAAATGA